From a single Stackebrandtia endophytica genomic region:
- the pth gene encoding aminoacyl-tRNA hydrolase → MADSPYLVVGLGNPGPKYAANRHNVGFMVADLLAERISDRLGSAASWTRNARARAEVFEGRLSMGGPRVILVKPLTYMNLAGQSAGPLAVFFKVPNAQVIAVHDELDLPYGVLRLKSGGGEGGHNGLKSLTKALGGRDYLRLRFGIGRPPGRMDPAAFVLQDFSTAERTELPLFTELAADAVEQLITDGLTTAQNAHHKR, encoded by the coding sequence ATGGCGGATTCGCCCTATCTGGTGGTCGGGTTGGGGAACCCGGGTCCCAAGTACGCGGCTAATCGTCACAATGTGGGTTTCATGGTCGCTGATCTGCTCGCCGAGCGGATCAGCGACCGTCTTGGTTCCGCGGCCAGTTGGACCCGCAACGCCCGCGCGCGCGCCGAGGTGTTCGAGGGACGTCTCTCGATGGGTGGCCCGCGGGTCATTCTCGTCAAACCGCTGACCTACATGAACCTGGCCGGACAGTCCGCCGGGCCGTTGGCGGTGTTCTTCAAGGTGCCGAACGCCCAGGTCATCGCGGTGCACGACGAGCTGGACCTCCCCTACGGGGTCCTACGACTGAAGTCGGGCGGCGGTGAAGGCGGCCATAATGGACTCAAGTCGTTGACGAAGGCCCTCGGCGGTCGTGACTACCTTCGACTGCGGTTTGGCATCGGGCGTCCCCCCGGTCGGATGGACCCGGCGGCCTTTGTCCTGCAGGATTTCTCCACGGCGGAGCGTACCGAGCTGCCGCTGTTCACCGAACTGGCCGCCGATGCGGTGGAACAGTTGATCACCGACGGGTTGACCACCGCCCAGAACGCTCACCACAAGCGGTGA
- a CDS encoding 50S ribosomal protein L25/general stress protein Ctc has protein sequence MSEVRISAEPRTEFGKGGARRTRRAGKIPAVLYGHGEKPKHVALPSLEFTNLIRRGGMNQLMSVEISDGTSELALPKALQRDPIKDTIDHVDLLLIRRGETVTVDVPITIVGEPEKGGLLVTETDFVTVEADAAALPDQIELNIDGLAIGGIKTAADLVLPQGSKLVSDPETVMVGLTVPRSEVSADADADAATEAGE, from the coding sequence GTGTCCGAGGTCCGTATTAGCGCCGAGCCCCGTACTGAGTTCGGCAAGGGTGGCGCGCGCCGTACGCGCCGGGCAGGGAAGATCCCCGCCGTTCTGTACGGCCACGGCGAGAAGCCCAAGCACGTCGCACTTCCGTCGCTGGAGTTCACCAACCTGATCCGTCGCGGTGGTATGAACCAGCTCATGTCCGTGGAGATCTCCGACGGCACCAGTGAACTGGCGCTGCCCAAGGCTCTTCAGCGCGACCCCATCAAAGACACGATCGACCACGTCGACCTGCTGCTCATCCGCCGCGGTGAGACCGTCACCGTCGACGTCCCGATCACCATCGTCGGTGAGCCCGAGAAGGGCGGCCTGTTGGTCACCGAGACCGACTTCGTCACCGTCGAGGCCGACGCCGCCGCATTGCCGGACCAGATCGAGCTGAACATCGACGGCCTGGCCATCGGCGGCATCAAGACCGCCGCCGACTTGGTCCTGCCGCAGGGCAGCAAGCTGGTCAGTGACCCCGAGACGGTCATGGTCGGTCTGACCGTTCCCCGTTCCGAGGTCTCCGCGGACGCCGACGCCGACGCGGCCACCGAGGCCGGCGAGTAG